The sequence agtataatattattgtaaaggTGTAATAGTGCAAAGCTTGGTCTCACTTTGCCAGGTGTTTATCCGTAGtgtgcatttaaatttgaatggggaagtgaattttttttttttttgttcggAAGAAGTgaagagtctttttttttttttttttttgtaatggaaagaagtgaagagttaggagagaggaagaagtgaattgatttttgatgaagcaataagtgctaaacacaaaaactgcattgttttaatttttgaggttGGAAAAAATCGTTTCATAATAAAGAGAATTGCAAAATACTCATATAAAGTGCCACATGAcagaacctcatgcactctcgcatgaggtctctgcttttatattgatattgattgattgattatttatatttcatttagttcacttttttttagggaagagagataaaaatcaatatttttggtGAAGAAAACTAAAAGTAATTCCCCCTTTTCATTTATTAATCAAGCAATAAATAATACTACCaatacaaattaaaaactttcattttctttcattccTTTTTCATTAGCttatttaacttaaaaaatagaCACAAAGTCAAATAACAGCTGTACTATAATAAATCAAACACATCTTCTGTTGATTTTGAGGAAGGATGAGTGGATGGATAAGGTGTTTGTTGAGAATTCTTACTATTTGCATGGGTATTGGGCCGGGTTGGTGGATAGGTATGAGGAGATGATGGAGAAGTATCATCCGGGATTGGGGGATGAGAGGTGGCCGTTTGTGACACATTTTGTGGGTTGTAAGCCTTGTGGGAGTTATGGGGATTACGCGGTGGAGAGGTTGGTGAGTAGTATGTAGAGGGCATACAATTTTGCAGATAATCAAGCGCTCAAGTTGTATGGTTTTAGGCATAGAGGTTTGTTGAGTCCTAAGATCAAGAGGATTAGGAATGAGACTACTACTCCTTTAGAGATTGTAGACCAGCTTGATATTCGACATTCAACGAATGGACACAGTTGATCATAACTATGAGTGACTGTTTTTCTTGTCATTGATACGTTCATGGTGTTCTGATATAATTTTGTC comes from Castanea sativa cultivar Marrone di Chiusa Pesio chromosome 3, ASM4071231v1 and encodes:
- the LOC142629202 gene encoding putative xyloglucan 6-xylosyltransferase 3 gives rise to the protein MDKVFVENSYYLHGYWAGLVDRYEEMMEKYHPGLGDERWPFVTHFVGCKPCGSYGDYAVERHRGLLSPKIKRIRNETTTPLEIVDQLDIRHSTNGHS